A region of Culicoides brevitarsis isolate CSIRO-B50_1 chromosome 1, AGI_CSIRO_Cbre_v1, whole genome shotgun sequence DNA encodes the following proteins:
- the LOC134838430 gene encoding eukaryotic translation initiation factor 4H encodes MSGRGEGSRGYGEKQRKPLPTEPPFIAFVGNLPQGLVQGDVTKIFDGFCIKNVRLVKDRETDEFKGFCYVEFETVDHLMRALDLDGRIQLDESPAPLRIDIAESKKHERGPNRNGKPFHRSANDRPHDFYNKGQFEGHRDKGQFDGRNNANRGRYGHFNDSGSRNDWGKKNTGYDKNTRDFQYRNNKDDGHFSGNRQYRSYKNDNPRKSTEEQQPISVEDRDAGRPKLVLQPRTVKEPVNALAETKQAAAIFGNAKPREEKSLPDKTT; translated from the exons ATGTCAGGTAGAGGAGAAGGTAGCAG GGGTTATGGagaaaagcaaagaaaacCGCTCCCTACTGAGCCACCTTTTATCGCTTTTGTTGGTAACTTACCACAAGGCCTCGTGCAAGGGGATGTAACAAAGATTTTTGAcggtttttgtataaaaaacgtACGTCTAGTGAAAGACCGAGAGACGGATGAATTTAAAGGATTCTGTTATGTTGAGTTTGAAACAGTAGATCATTTGATGCGGGCTTTGGATTTGGATGGGCGAATTCAATTAGATGAAAGCCCTGCACCATTGAGAATCGATATCGCTGAGTCTAAAAAACATGAACG aggtcCTAATCGTAATGGAAAACCATTTCATCGTTCGGCTAACGATCGTCCTCATGATTTCTACAATAAAGGTCAATTTGAGGGACACCGGGACAAAGGTCAATTCGATG GTCGTAATAATGCGAACCGTGGAAGGTATGGACATTTTAATGATTCCGGTTCTCGCAATGATtggggaaaaaaaaatactggatATGACAAAAATACGCGTGATTTTCAATACAGAAATAACAAAGACGATGGCCATTTCAGTGGTAATCGTCAATACCGGTcctataaaaatgataatccaAGAAAAAGTACTGAGGAACAACAGCCGATTAGTGTGGAAG ATCGAGATGCTGGACGACCTAAATTGGTTTTACAACCAAGAACTGTGAAGGAACCAGTTAATGCATTAGCAGAGACAAAACAAGCTGCAGCAATATTCGGAAATGCAAAACcaagagaagaaaaatctttaCCAGACAAAACCACATAA